The Azospirillum sp. TSA2s region CCGCTACCGCGATCTGCGCCGGCCGCGCATTACACGCTGGGAGCACCTGGAGGCGATGCGGGTGCTGCGGGAACGGGGACGCCGGTCGGTCGACGAGGCCATGATCTTCGATGCGATCGAGGCCCAACGCATGCTGGTCGCCGAGGCTGCGGCACGAACCAAAGCCGCCCGACAAACGGTGCAGCGTACCGCCTATGCACTTGCCGGGTCTGAGGCGGCGAGCGCAACCCCAGAGCGGAGGGAGCCTTCACCACCCTCGCCCATTGACGACGGCCCGCCGACCGATCAGCCCCTGATGCCCTACGATGTGGAGGAATGGTCATGAGCGAGGTCTTCGAGCACCTCCATCCGGCCTATCGCGAATACGCGTGCTTGGCCGACCATGAACGCATCGAATGGATCCGGGCCGACCGCTGGATCAACCATCGGAGGGCAGAAGCGGCGCTCGGCAAGCTCGAAGACCTGCTCACCTACCCGAAGCGGGACCGCATGCCGTGCCTGCTGCTGTTCGGCGATGTCGGCATGGGCAAGACCAAGATCATCCGCAAGTTCGTGCGGGACCATCCGGCGGTCTTCAACGAGGGAACGGGGGTGACGACGATGCCGGTGGTCGCATTCCAGATGCCGACGCAGCCGGACGAGGGGGATTTCTACGACGAACTGCTGACCGCTCTCGGCGTGCCGCAACGGCGAGCGGGAACGGTGCGTGGCGCCCGCAACCTGTGTCGGCGTCTGTTGGGCGAGATGAACGCTCGGGTGCTGGTCATCGACGAGGTGCATGCCATGCTGGCCGGCACCTACCGTCAACAGCGGATTTTCCTGAACACGCTGCGATTCCTGACCAATGATCTGCGCATCCCCTTGGTCTGCGCCGGCACCGACGAGGCTCGGATGGCGTTGCTGACCGATCAGCAGCTTGCCGACCGGTTCGACGCGCTTGAGTTGGCGCATTGGCGAGACGATCAGGCATTCCGCGACCTGCTCGCCAGCCTCGCGGCAATTCTGCCGTTGCGGCAACGGTCGTCCCTTGGCAGCGCCTCCGTCAGCCGGCGCGTGCTGTCGATGACGGATGGCATCACGGTGCGTGTCTTCCGGCTGATCGAAACCGTGGCGATCGCTGCGATCCGGAGCGGCCGGGAGATGATTGATGAAGAGAGTTTCACCGCCGAGGATCTCGTGCTTCCGCTGGTTTCCATGACCGTCAAGGCGCAACGCGGCATGGGACGGAAGTCTTCGGTGGCGGTGTAGGCGATGACACTGGGATCAGTCCTGGCCCAAACGGTGCTGCCGCTCGCCCCCCGGCCGATGGAAGACGAGCTGCTGTCGTCGTGGCTGTCGCGGGTCGCTTGCCGATATGACCTCGACGGCGGTGCCTTGCGGGGGCTTCTAACCACACCGGGTGACGATGCGGAAACCATGCCGACTATGAACGGTCTGGATTACCGGCCGGCTCACCAGGAAATTGCTGCACTTGCCTCGGCAGCCCGGCTTCCCGTCGACCGTCTTTCGACCCTTGCTTTGAAGACGGCCAACCCGACTTGGCCGCGCCATTGGTTCGCCTGGGACTGGGGTGTTCTGGATCCGACCAACGGAACCGAGCGCTATGCGGATGCTCTGGCTCCAGGGTGGTGCGATCTCTGCCTGAGCGAAGATCACGCCGCCGGCCGGCATGCTTACCTGCGTCGTCATTGGGCGTATGCGGCGGTTGGCTTTTGTCACCGACACCGTCTGCCGCTGCGCCATCTCTGTCCATTCTGTCAAACGGCCAGCACCCTCCGATTTGTACCGTCCGATGGCGGAACCCGACTGTGTTGTGGAGCCTGCGATCGTCCGCTTGATGAGTATGCGACGGCAGGTCCAAAGGATGGCGCCGCCAGTACGTCTGCCGACAACACTCCGACCAGCCGCGCGTGGAGTGTGGTCATGGCCTTCGAGACGGACCTTTGTCGGGCGCTGAGCCGCCGGACGCCCAGGGCTCGATGGATGGGGCGGTCGCGTCCAGCAGCGTTCATCGCAGCGACCGAAGACTTGATTGTCGCGCTGACGGCGGGCCAGAGCGCCTACCCTCGCGAGCATGCGATCAATGCATTCGACAGCGACGCTTTTCCATCGCCTGGGAAGTTCAAACCAAGAAACGACCTGCGATACTGGGCATGCTGCGTGCCGATGGCGCGGCGACGAAGCCTGCTGGCCGCTGTGGTGGCCCTTCTGCTGGATGAAGAAACCAGCGCTCTGGTGTCGGAGCCCCGCTTTGGATCGTATCGGTGGGTCGCCTCCTTGGATTGGCTCTTCTGCTGGCTCGGAGAGGACCAACGGGCTTGGCTGGTTGCCCAGAGCGCGAAGTGGCCGGAGCTTCTGCGACAGCGATTGGAAACGATTGCTGGCGAAGCGTCTGTAAGGCGGTCTGCCCACCATGGCCGGAAAGCCTCCGTTCAGCGCAAGAAGGCGGGGGGCTCAGGTGCGGGCAAGCCGTTTCCGGAAGAGACACCGGACCCTCCACCATCCACGCTGCGGATAATTGGGTTGCAGGATGCCGCTCATTACCGGCGTCTGGCGGAAGCGATCCTTTCGAGCCCCGAGTGATTGGCTGTGCGCCATGCCCCGCCAGCGGTGCGGAGACGCACGTTGCAACGGTTGTCGGAGGCTGCCCTGGCTGCCTACCGCATAGCCCATCGACATACTGGTTCCCCATAAGCGTGCTGGCTTCCGGTGATCCCGCGCTCGTGGAGCTCCCATTGCGCACACTCTGCGTGCCGACCACCATGCTCAAGCCCCAAGGGCCCGTCTCGCGCCGTAGACTGGTCATCGAGGAGGCCGGGGGTTCGTTCTCATGGCGACCAGCCCTCTGGGTGACTCGCGGTCATGGACCGCTACTCCAACCTGAGCAAATTCCAACAGCTGCACGACGAACGCCTCTAAGTTCTGCCTTGGGTGATGCGCCTGACGGCGACCCTGGTGTTGAAACGGATTCTTCAAAACCGGTAACTTCTGATCGAGACCAAGCGATTGGTCTTTCGGCGCGGGTGGTCGGGACCATAAGAAGTTGAATATGATCCCTCCTTCAGTAGATTCTAAATTTCTGATCGTGAAGACCTCTTCATGAAGCGTGGAAACATCATTTCGGACTGCCGCCCGCTCATAAGGTCCAGAAGAGCGTCCCCCAATTCACTGCAGCGAGAATGCACAGGATCGTCATCATGCCCGTAGCAAGCAGCCGGCGGGATGGGGAGGTCGCATGAAGCTCAACGATTCTGGCCGACAGCCAAGCGGACCACACGGTGGCGCCGGCCAGGAGGACGGCCCGCAGCGGGTCGATGAAACCGAGATAGAACCCATTGGTACGCAGCAGCATCACCGTTGTCATCGAAAGCCCAAGAATGACGCCGATGGCAGAAACCGGGATCAGGGCCTGGGCAAGATGGTGGAAGCAAACGGACGACCATCCGCCGGCGATGCGGGTTGCGAGCACGAGGCCGCCCGCGAAGATGAGGCCGGCGAACAGCGCCTCCGCGCCGATGAAGGCCAACAGCGTGATGCCATCGAGCACGCTCATAACGTCGTTGTTTGCAGGGTAATTGGTCAGAATCCACCAGGGCATCACCATATCGAGCAGGCGATCGGCCCCAAGCGACAGCAGCGTTTCGGCGAACCACATCTTCAGGTCGATGAACAGGCTGCTTCCCGTCCAACGAAAGGCGCCTCCGGCGACACCCAGAAGACCGATCAGGATCAGCGCCGTCTCCCAGGGTTTGGCCTCACGGCCGGCGACGTGAACGATCTCATGGCTGAAGGGGCGGTGGTCGAGTGCAATGGCGTCGCGGAAGCCGCTGCATCGCCCGCACATGTGGCATTGCGCATTGCCGTCCAGCGTGCGCAGCGGCACCAGCGGTGCGCAATTGACGACGGTACGATGGCTGTCAGCAGGCTTCCGCCAACGCCCCCAAGCGTCGCGATCGACCCGATAGTGAACCGGCGCCAGCTTCGAAACTAGAGCGAACACCCCATTAACCGGACAGAGATGGCGGCACCAGACGCGCTTGTTGCGTCCCCAGATCAGAGCGACGGCGATAGCGGCGGCGGTCGAACCGCCGAGGATCACCAGGACGGCAGCCGGATACTGGTAAACGGAGATCATTTGGCCGTAGATGGTTGTGCCGAGAAAACCGACGAAGGGCCACCCCTTCCAAGTGACCCAGCGCGGCACGGCGCGACCCAGCGACCAAGTGGCGGCCTGTTCGGACAGCGCCCCCTCCGGACAGAGGACGCCGCACCACAGCCGACCGAACAGGATCATCGACAACAGCACGCCCGGCCACCAAATCCCCCAAAACACGAATTGGGCGAAGATGGTGATGTGGGACCAGATGCGGTCGACGTTCGTCGGCAACGGCAGCAGCGTGGGAACGATGATCAGGACGGCATAGATGACGATCACCGTCCACTGCACTCCCATGATCAGCCGCCGCGACCGGGCCATCCAATCACCCAGGTCGGACAGCGCCCGTTTCAGGCCGCTACGGTGCGTTGCCGACGGGGTCGTGCAATCAGCCATAGCACAAAGCTCCAATAAGCAAGGAAGGCGAGAAGCTCCGTCAGGATCGGACGGGCGCGATATCCGGTGAGACCAGCCACCAAGCCGCCGAGGGATCCGCCGTCGGACAGAAGCCACGAGCTGTCCCAAAGCCGGCGCGAAAGCGCAGGCAGAACATCGAGATCGATCAAACCATCGACGCCGGAGACGAGCAGTGCGCAGGCCAGAAGTAGGAGCATCGACTCGGTGACGCGGAAGAACACCTTCCAAGACAGGCGACGACTGCCGAGTTGAAGTAGGGCATAGGTGGCGAATGCGGCGAGGAGACCGAGACCTCCCGCACCGGTGGCAGGCAGACGCCCATCCCCGAGATCGGCGGAAAGGATGCCGTAAAGAAAGACCACCGCCTCCGAGCCCTCGCGAGTCAATGCGATGAGAGCCAGGGTGAAGACGCCCCACCAATTTTCGGTGGTCACCGCCTCTCCCAGCGCACCTTCGAGGTCCCGCTTCATGGTGCGACCGTGGCGTCGCATCCACACCACCATCTGTAGGATCAGGCTGGCCGCGACCAGAACCATGACGGTGCGAAAAATTCCGATAGCGGTGTCGGAAAGGACATCCGCCAGAGCGACGAAGGTCCCACCGAGCGCCCCAGCGACGACGAGGCCGGCGAG contains the following coding sequences:
- a CDS encoding TniQ family protein — protein: MTLGSVLAQTVLPLAPRPMEDELLSSWLSRVACRYDLDGGALRGLLTTPGDDAETMPTMNGLDYRPAHQEIAALASAARLPVDRLSTLALKTANPTWPRHWFAWDWGVLDPTNGTERYADALAPGWCDLCLSEDHAAGRHAYLRRHWAYAAVGFCHRHRLPLRHLCPFCQTASTLRFVPSDGGTRLCCGACDRPLDEYATAGPKDGAASTSADNTPTSRAWSVVMAFETDLCRALSRRTPRARWMGRSRPAAFIAATEDLIVALTAGQSAYPREHAINAFDSDAFPSPGKFKPRNDLRYWACCVPMARRRSLLAAVVALLLDEETSALVSEPRFGSYRWVASLDWLFCWLGEDQRAWLVAQSAKWPELLRQRLETIAGEASVRRSAHHGRKASVQRKKAGGSGAGKPFPEETPDPPPSTLRIIGLQDAAHYRRLAEAILSSPE
- a CDS encoding 4Fe-4S binding protein produces the protein MADCTTPSATHRSGLKRALSDLGDWMARSRRLIMGVQWTVIVIYAVLIIVPTLLPLPTNVDRIWSHITIFAQFVFWGIWWPGVLLSMILFGRLWCGVLCPEGALSEQAATWSLGRAVPRWVTWKGWPFVGFLGTTIYGQMISVYQYPAAVLVILGGSTAAAIAVALIWGRNKRVWCRHLCPVNGVFALVSKLAPVHYRVDRDAWGRWRKPADSHRTVVNCAPLVPLRTLDGNAQCHMCGRCSGFRDAIALDHRPFSHEIVHVAGREAKPWETALILIGLLGVAGGAFRWTGSSLFIDLKMWFAETLLSLGADRLLDMVMPWWILTNYPANNDVMSVLDGITLLAFIGAEALFAGLIFAGGLVLATRIAGGWSSVCFHHLAQALIPVSAIGVILGLSMTTVMLLRTNGFYLGFIDPLRAVLLAGATVWSAWLSARIVELHATSPSRRLLATGMMTILCILAAVNWGTLFWTL
- a CDS encoding TniB family NTP-binding protein, yielding MSEVFEHLHPAYREYACLADHERIEWIRADRWINHRRAEAALGKLEDLLTYPKRDRMPCLLLFGDVGMGKTKIIRKFVRDHPAVFNEGTGVTTMPVVAFQMPTQPDEGDFYDELLTALGVPQRRAGTVRGARNLCRRLLGEMNARVLVIDEVHAMLAGTYRQQRIFLNTLRFLTNDLRIPLVCAGTDEARMALLTDQQLADRFDALELAHWRDDQAFRDLLASLAAILPLRQRSSLGSASVSRRVLSMTDGITVRVFRLIETVAIAAIRSGREMIDEESFTAEDLVLPLVSMTVKAQRGMGRKSSVAV
- a CDS encoding FTR1 family protein, encoding MYGNVIFVVWRESVEALLVVGILNAWLAVNAPEARRARVFLWSGALAGLVVAGALGGTFVALADVLSDTAIGIFRTVMVLVAASLILQMVVWMRRHGRTMKRDLEGALGEAVTTENWWGVFTLALIALTREGSEAVVFLYGILSADLGDGRLPATGAGGLGLLAAFATYALLQLGSRRLSWKVFFRVTESMLLLLACALLVSGVDGLIDLDVLPALSRRLWDSSWLLSDGGSLGGLVAGLTGYRARPILTELLAFLAYWSFVLWLIARPRRQRTVAA